A window of the Lactuca sativa cultivar Salinas chromosome 7, Lsat_Salinas_v11, whole genome shotgun sequence genome harbors these coding sequences:
- the LOC111880717 gene encoding probable hexosyltransferase MUCI70 gives MGKLVRTSTPLLCRSKLLCSSLSYLFLSLFFAFYTSLSPTTKCHFRSCPFDPLQSPLFIYPQSYGQQKHPIPTIKSSCNSPVFFSDYSFVLDEIRRVIANSSSDSNGLRYVQGNKNGEKFGNNYTTQKRLSYYDYHDDGIEIPCGFLKKFPISDYDRIAMESCNGVVVVSAIFGNHDKIRQPQGLGYNTLDHVCFYMFVDNVTIKQLYFHNLLSRKTKENRIGVWRIVEVSSEELYENPAMNGVIPKYLVHRLFPNSKYSIWVDAKMQLVVDPLLLLHSLVIMEDVDMAISKHPLYVHTMEEAMATARWKKWRDVDSLRIQIETYCENGLQPWSSKKHPYTSDVPDSAIILRKHGVGNNLFSCLLFNELEAFNPRDQLAFAFVRDQMNPKMKLNMFDVEVFEHVASEYRHNIKQHGSDVTQSIRTKRANPGLLANGGIRNKCEKYLEKMWDE, from the exons ATGGGAAAGCTTGTAAGAACTTCTACACCCCTTCTCTGCCGATCAAAACTCCTCTGTTCCTCTCTTTCTTACTTATTCCTTTCTCTCTTCTTTGCTTTCTACACTTCTCTTTCTCCCACCACCAAATGCCATTTCCGATCTTGCCCCTTCGATCCCCTCCAATCTCCTCTCTTCATTTACCCTCAATCTTATGGCCAACAAAAACACCCAATTCCCACCATCAAATCCTCCTGCAATTCCCCTGTTTTCTTCTCAG ATTACTCGTTTGTTTTGGATGAAATCCGACGAGTTATTGCGAATTCTTCCTCGGATTCCAATGGCTTGAGGTATGTACAAGGGAATAAAAATGGTGAAAAGTTTGGGAATAATTACACTACTCAAAAACGACTATCGTATTATGATTATCATGACGATGGAATCGAAATCCCTTGTGGGTTCCTTAAGAAATTTCCCATCAGTGATTACG ATAGAATCGCAATGGAAAGTTGCAACGGAGTGGTGGTGGTTTCCGCCATTTTTGGAAACCACGACAAAATCCGTCAACCTCAAGGCCTCGGATATAACACCCTGGATCACGTTTGTTTCTACATGTTTGTCGACAATGTCACAATCAAACAACTTtactttcacaacttactctcgAGAAAAACAAAGGAAAACAGGATCGGAGTATGGAGAATTGTAGAAGTTTCCAGTGAAGAACTTTACGAAAATCCAGCCATGAATGGTGTAATCCCGAAATACTTGGTTCATAGACTTTTTCCGAATTCAAAATATAGCATCTGGGTTGATGCCAAAATGCAATTGGTGGTTGATCCGTTATTATTGCTTCATTCACTTGTAATCATGGAGGATGTAGATATGGCGATTTCTAAACATCCTTTATATGTTCATACAATGGAAGAAGCCATGGCGACTGCAAGGTGGAAAAAATGGCGGGATGTTGATTCGTTGAGGATTCAGATTGAAACATATTGTGAAAACGGCTTGCAACCATGGTCATCTAAGAAACATCCATACACTTCAG ATGTTCCAGATAGTGCAATTATCTTAAGAAAGCATGGTGTGGGAAACAATTTATTTTCATGTCTTTTGTTCAATGAGTTAGAAGCATTTAACCCAAGGGATCAACTAGCTTTTGCATTTGTGAGAGATCAAATGAACCCAAAGATGAAGCTCAACATGTTTGATGTGGAAGTATTTGAACATGTGGCATCCGAGTATAGACACAATATTAAACAACATGGGTCCGATGTGACCCAATCAATTAGAACCAAGAGGGCTAACCCTGGTTTGCTTGCTAATGGTGGCATTCGAAATAAATGTGAAAAGTACTTGGAAAAAATGTGGGATGAATGA